The Streptomyces sp. NBC_00162 sequence ATCCTGGGCAGGCGAGGGAAATCCGCCTGGTTGACGCGCGGTTACGGGTCCTTGACGCACGGGACCGGGCCGCGGCCGCCGACGACTTCGAACACCGCCGCGAACTCGACCGTGAACTGGCCGCCGAACGCGCCCGGCTGACCGAACACTGGTCCAGGCTGCGCGGTGGGGCAGCACCGGACGGCAACCCCGATTTCGCCGCGCTCGCCGCCGACGGCCCAGTGGTTCTCGTCGCCTCCATTGCCTCCGGCGGCTACGCGTTCCTCCTCACTGGAGACCCCGCCCGGCCCGTGCAAGTTCTCGAGCTCCCCGGCCTCGACCATGAGTCGGCCAGCGAGCGGGTTCTCACCTTTCTCACCGCACGCCACTTCGCCACGGCAGACACCTACCCTCTGCGCGTGCGCCAAAAGGCGCAGGCCGAGGTGCGCGACACTCTTGCCTGGCTCTGGACAGTCGCCGCCGGGCCTGTCCTTGATGCCCTCGGCCTGACCGCACCCCCGCAGAGCGGCCCCTGGCCCCGTCTGTGGTGGTGTCCGGTCGGGTTCCTCAGCTATCTGCCCTGGCACGCTGCGGGACCCCCGTCCGGCGAGGGGGTGCTGGACCGTGCGGTCTCGTCCTACACCGCGAGCCTGCGCGCCCTGGCCTACGTACGCCGCATGCCAGGCCCCCCGGCGCACCCCAGCACTCTGATCGTCGCCCAACCCGAGGCGCCCGGTGCCTCCCCGCTGCGCGGTATCACGGAGGAAGTGACCGCCCTGCGAGCCCTGTTGCCCGGTGCCACGCTCAT is a genomic window containing:
- a CDS encoding CHAT domain-containing protein, whose amino-acid sequence is MDIRRDLHVLDPGQAREIRLVDARLRVLDARDRAAAADDFEHRRELDRELAAERARLTEHWSRLRGGAAPDGNPDFAALAADGPVVLVASIASGGYAFLLTGDPARPVQVLELPGLDHESASERVLTFLTARHFATADTYPLRVRQKAQAEVRDTLAWLWTVAAGPVLDALGLTAPPQSGPWPRLWWCPVGFLSYLPWHAAGPPSGEGVLDRAVSSYTASLRALAYVRRMPGPPAHPSTLIVAQPEAPGASPLRGITEEVTALRALLPGATLIAGADATKEAVLTALGDHDVVHLACHAMTDVHAPGTSRLLLADHESAPLTVAELAALHLPGRQLAMLSACSTSEISPDLSNEALHLTGAFQLAGFRHVTGALWPVSDATAGEVSRTFYAHLTGSGAHSPCTDEAAFALHAAVRQLRAGYRATPTIWASYIHTGA